From the genome of Streptomyces sp. NBC_01116, one region includes:
- a CDS encoding DUF3558 domain-containing protein — MAYVPGVALLAALVVGCSAGSDSNANGADSKAGSPTVTPAPPGKYETLPAPCRAVPRGMLKDLLPGAAELPGDQQEKVFRGSASVTYDTDRKVGCNWKSDAPDSTRSLSIDFERVVSYDPSVSDDDRADTVYAKKEKAAGLASSTTPGPDAEKDSGAPDEKEKGKGKGADEDTAKGAAGDATASSDGSADPSSSSSPSGKASGDSTDGTSEATGGGEGGSTDPEDVLPSRVLDNLGDAAFLHDAPTRAGSTAQHRTVSVVFRTSNVVVTVRYAEQPALITQVPDSGELQEKAQALARKLAETLSE, encoded by the coding sequence ATGGCGTACGTACCCGGCGTCGCGCTTCTGGCAGCGCTCGTCGTCGGCTGCAGCGCCGGCTCCGACAGCAACGCGAACGGCGCCGACAGCAAGGCGGGCAGCCCGACGGTCACCCCCGCGCCCCCGGGCAAGTACGAGACCCTGCCCGCACCCTGCCGTGCCGTGCCGCGCGGCATGCTCAAGGACCTGCTGCCCGGCGCCGCGGAACTGCCCGGGGACCAGCAGGAGAAGGTGTTCCGGGGGTCCGCGTCCGTCACCTACGACACCGACCGCAAGGTCGGCTGCAACTGGAAGTCCGACGCGCCGGACTCCACCCGGAGCCTCTCCATCGACTTCGAGCGGGTCGTCTCCTACGACCCCTCGGTCAGCGACGACGACCGCGCCGACACGGTGTACGCGAAGAAGGAGAAGGCCGCCGGCCTGGCGTCGTCGACGACCCCCGGGCCGGACGCGGAGAAGGACTCCGGGGCGCCGGACGAGAAGGAGAAGGGGAAGGGGAAGGGCGCCGACGAGGACACGGCCAAGGGCGCGGCCGGGGACGCCACGGCTTCGTCGGACGGATCGGCGGACCCCTCGTCCTCCTCCTCGCCCTCCGGAAAGGCTTCCGGAGACAGCACCGACGGCACCTCCGAAGCGACCGGCGGAGGCGAAGGCGGCAGCACCGACCCGGAGGACGTCCTCCCCTCGCGCGTCCTCGACAACCTCGGAGATGCCGCATTTCTGCACGATGCGCCCACTCGGGCAGGTTCCACCGCACAGCACCGCACGGTGAGCGTGGTATTCCGCACATCGAACGTGGTCGTGACCGTCCGGTACGCCGAGCAGCCGGCCCTCATCACCCAGGTGCCCGACAGCGGGGAACTCCAGGAGAAGGCCCAGGCACTGGCCCGGAAGCTGGCCGAGACGCTCAGCGAATAG
- a CDS encoding DUF3558 domain-containing protein: MHRSAPRLSRILACAAVPVMLVAVGCSSDSDSDSKKNAGSSSSGTPSAKPTEPAVEAAKFDDLPDPCTSVTKKTIKDLVPGAKKENGTAGRSNDLSVRSSCSWNGLDDKGVDGSQYRWLDVGFTRFDSDQSLGSGAKRATAEYTKQVTKAKASEGAEKVAAEPTAGIGEEATTITYGLSKTDEDFAYATVVARTGNVVVTLTYNGAGYAGAKTPSSTSIVKGAEKAAKEAVAAVADTADAKVTPPAKGGSEDSGKGGEKDGAKASAKGGDSDSPKSTKPKAKSS, encoded by the coding sequence ATGCACCGATCAGCCCCGCGCCTGTCCCGCATCCTCGCCTGCGCCGCCGTTCCGGTGATGCTCGTAGCCGTCGGCTGCTCGTCGGACTCCGACTCCGACAGCAAGAAGAACGCGGGCTCCTCGTCGTCCGGCACCCCCAGCGCCAAGCCCACGGAGCCCGCCGTCGAAGCGGCGAAGTTCGACGATCTTCCCGACCCGTGCACCTCGGTCACGAAGAAGACGATCAAGGACTTGGTGCCCGGGGCCAAGAAGGAGAACGGCACCGCCGGCCGTTCCAACGACCTCTCGGTCCGCAGCAGTTGCTCCTGGAACGGCCTGGACGACAAGGGCGTCGACGGCTCGCAGTACCGCTGGCTGGACGTCGGCTTCACCCGCTTCGACTCGGACCAGTCGCTGGGCAGCGGCGCCAAGCGCGCCACCGCCGAGTACACGAAGCAGGTCACCAAGGCCAAGGCCTCCGAGGGCGCCGAGAAGGTCGCCGCCGAGCCCACCGCGGGCATCGGCGAGGAGGCCACCACCATCACCTACGGCCTCAGCAAGACGGACGAGGACTTCGCGTACGCCACCGTCGTGGCGCGCACGGGCAACGTCGTCGTCACCCTGACCTACAACGGCGCGGGTTACGCGGGCGCGAAGACGCCCTCGTCCACGAGCATCGTCAAGGGCGCCGAGAAGGCGGCGAAGGAAGCGGTCGCCGCTGTCGCCGACACCGCCGACGCCAAGGTCACCCCTCCGGCGAAGGGCGGCTCGGAGGACAGCGGGAAGGGCGGCGAGAAGGACGGCGCGAAGGCCTCGGCCAAGGGCGGCGACAGCGACAGCCCCAAGTCGACGAAGCCGAAGGCGAAGTCGAGCTGA